In Gadus chalcogrammus isolate NIFS_2021 chromosome 11, NIFS_Gcha_1.0, whole genome shotgun sequence, a single window of DNA contains:
- the b3galt8 gene encoding beta-1,3-galactosyltransferase 1: MRWRNCGDLTLEMTVSFRWRLVKFLTASTALFLLVQLLLSGFAALTLDEPRRQSPLPTGTSRLLSPSTYSYVLNQPDLCRDQRPLLLALVPVAPGDRMSRDVVRRTWGAKQQEGSARDPLLLTVFYVGVSSEPGVQDALVAESGDHGDIIQMDFVDSYQNLTIKTLMIMNWVATFCPNASHAMKVDADIFVNVYLLVEVLRGYPTKGFITGSVIRDGRPRRDPGSRWYVSEEAYPDSYFPPYVSGAGYVFSTDVARKVSLASRSVPMVPLEDVYVGLCLRAAGVSPVYAQSFHALRNLFEVRHLAYDRCAFAARVIVNGFKPAELLSIWEDFSVNRLTC; the protein is encoded by the coding sequence ATGCGTTGGCGGAACTGCGGCGATCTCACTTTGGAAATGACGGTAAGTTTCCGGTGGCGCCTGGTGAAGTTCCTCACCGCCTCCACGGCGCTTTTCCTTCTGGTCCAGCTCCTGCTGAGTGGTTTCGCCGCCCTCACGCTCGACGAACCGCGGCGGCAGAGTCCTCTCCCTACAGGGACGTCCCGGCTCCTCTCCCCGTCCACTTACAGCTATGTGCTCAACCAGCCTGACCTCTGCAGAGACCAGCGCCCCCTGTTGCTGGCCCTGGTTCCTGTTGCCCCGGGAGACCGGATGTCCAGGGACGTCGTGAGGAGGACTTGGGGCGCGAAGCAGCAGGAGGGCTCGGCTCGGGACCCCCTGCTGCTGACCGTCTTCTACGTGGGCGTCTCTTCGGAACCGGGCGTCCAGGACGCACTGGTGGCGGAGAGCGGGGACCACGGCGACATCATCCAGATGGACTTCGTGGACAGCTACCAGAACCTGACCATCAAGACGCTGATGATCATGAACTGGGTGGCCACCTTCTGCCCCAACGCGTCCCACGCCATGAAGGTGGACGCGGATATCTTCGTCAACGTGTACCTCCTGGTGGAGGTGCTGCGTGGGTACCCCACGAAGGGCTTCATCACCGGCTCGGTCATCCGGGACGGGAGGCCCCGCCGGGACCCCGGGAGCAGGTGGTACGTCTCGGAGGAGGCGTACCCCGATTCCTACTTCCCCCCCTACGTGTCCGGGGCCGGGTACGTTTTCTCTACCGACGTGGCCCGGAAGGTCTCCCTCGCGTCCCGGTCCGTCCCCATGGTCCCGCTGGAGGATGTGTACGTGGGGCTGTGTCTGCGCGCGGCCGGGGTCAGCCCCGTGTACGCGCAGAGCTTCCACGCGCTCAGGAACCTGTTCGAGGTGAGACACCTGGCGTACGACCGGTGCGCGTTCGCCGCGCGCGTCATCGTCAACGGGTTCAAACCCGCGGAGCTTCTGAGCATCTGGGAGGACTTCTCCGTGAACCGTCTCACCTGCTGA